A single Bos mutus isolate GX-2022 chromosome 16, NWIPB_WYAK_1.1, whole genome shotgun sequence DNA region contains:
- the RHEX gene encoding regulator of hemoglobinization and erythroid cell expansion protein, with product MEVWHGVVIAVVSLILQTCLLAVINYLLSRHMAKEIERILKGARSQAPSLCPTHCCPPAAEERKETRAERNVLVPEPRYRHDSDTSSDSSDSSNSSPPTTSQVTKDVNYTQVVFAAPGDRRNDSVLDYENIKEATDYVNVNPKRHKPDFWTFVNPAVSEPVEYTQVVM from the exons ATGGAGGTCTGGCATGGAGTAGTGATCGCAGTAGTGTCGCTGATCCTGCAGACCTGTCTCCTCGCAGTCATCAACTACCTGCTCAGCAGGCACATGG CCAAGGAAATCGAGCGCATTCTAAAAGGGGCCAGGTCCCAGGCCCCCAGCTTATGTCCAACTCACTGCTGCCCGCCTGCTGCcgaggagaggaaggagactcGGGCAGAGAGGAACGTCCTGGTGCCTGAGCCCCGCTACCGGC ATGACAGTGACACGTCCTCAGATAGCTCTGACAGCTCAAACAGCTCacctcccaccacctcccag GTCACCAAGGATGTCAACTACACACAAGTAGTCTTTGCAGCCCCTGGAGATCGAAGAAATGACTCTGTCCTGGACTATGAGAACATAAAAGAAGCCACAGATTATGTCAATGTCAACCCAAAGAGGCACAAGCCCGATTTCTGGACTTTTGTGAACCCTGCTGTCTCTGAGCCAGTGGAATACACTCAAGTGGTCATGTGA